The DNA sequence GTCGCCGGCAATCGCAGCAGTACCCGGCTCCTTGGCTGCACGACGTGCAGCTTCAGCATTGCTGGACACCGTTACCCGCTCAATGCCGTAGCGATGAGTGTCCAACCATTGACGGCACTGGGCAAACGATTGCTGGTGCGAGTATATCCGGGTAATTTCCTGGTCCCGGAATTCCGGTGAAACCAGCAGGTGATGATGGATTCGCAACTGTACTTCACCACAGATCTTAAGCGGTGAGGACATGAACATATCGAGGGTGTGATTGATCATGCCCTCTGTAGAGTTCTCAACAGGCACGACACCATAATGCGCAGCTCCGGATTCCACTTCACGGAAAACCGCATCAATCGCCGGCATAGGAACGCTGACAACCGAGTGCCCGAAATGCTTGAGCGCAGCCGCCTGGGTAAAGGTGCCGACAGGCCCCAGAAAGGCAATATGCATGGGCTTTTCCAGAGCCAGGCACGCCGACATTATCTCGCGAAACAACCGGGCCATTTCCTCATCTGCCAGAGGGCCGGGGTTAGCCTCCTTGATGCGGCGCAGTACCTGGGCTTCCCGTTCCGGGCGGTAGAAAAACACATCTTCCCCCGGATTCGCAGCCATTTTTACATGGGCAACTTCCTGGGCACATTTGGCGCGAGCACTGATCAGCTCCATGATCTGCTGATCAAGGCTGTCTATTTCTTCCCGCAGTTCTCCAAGACGGACCTGCTCATCACTCATGATCAGCCCCGCTCCTTCGCAAATTCTGTCATGTACTGAATCAGCGCATCCACGCCCGCCTCAGGCATAGCATTGTAGATACTGGCGCGCATACCACCGACTGACCGATGACCAGCGAGATTCAGTAAACCACGGTCGTTGGCTCCTTCGAGGAACATACTGTTCAGAGCATCGTCTTGCAGCGTAAAAGGTATGTTCATCCAGGAGCGGAAACGCGGATCTATGGGGTTGGCATAAAACTCATTGGTATCAATGAAGCCATACAGTTTTTCTGCCTTGCGCCGGTTAATCTCGCCCATGGCCTTAACACCACCCTGGGCTTTCAGCCACTTGAACACCAGCCCGGCAAGATACCAGGAGTATGTCGCAGGCGTGTTGTACATGGAGCCGTTATCAGCAATCACCTGGTAGTTCATCATGGTCGGTGTTTCCTTGCGGGCTTTGCCCAGAAGGTCCTTCCGGATAATGACAACAACCAGCCCCGAGGGGCCAATGTTTTTCTGGGCACCAGCATAAATCAATCCGAACTTCGAGATATCCACCGGGCGCGACAGCATATTAGAGGACATATCCGCTACCAGCGGTACATCTGCGCTTTCGGGAACGAAATCGAATTCCAGACCACCGATGGTTTCATTGGGCGTGTAATGCAGATATGCCGCATCGGCACTGGTCTGCCAGGACCCCTGCTCCGGAATACTGGCGAAGCCGCTGCCCTCAGAGCTGGCAACTACATTCACATTCCCGTAGCGCTGAGCCTCGGCAATGGCTTTTTTCGACCATATACCAGTGTTTACATAATCCGCAGACGCCTTGTCCCCAAGCAGATTCAGGGGAATTGTAGAGAACTGGCTGGAAGCTCCACCTTGCATAAAGAGAACGGCGTAATCATCTGATACTCCAGCTAATTCACGCAAATCCTGCTCAGCAGTTTCGGCAATTTTCACAAACTCGTCACTGCGATGACTCATTTCCATCACGGACATGCCTGTGCCACGCCAGTCCAGCATCTCATCCCGTGCCTGTGCCAGCACGCTCTCCGGCAAGGTTGCCGGACCTGCACAAAAATTATACGCCCTGCTCATGTCTCTGTGGTCTCTCACGTCATGCGGATTCGTTGTTCGGCAGTGCTGGCTTATTCCTCGCCAGCATCCTGTTCCGGACTGCTGTCTGCGCTTTCATCTGTTGAAGTCTCTTCACCTTCGACATCAGCGTCTTCGATGTCCTCATCGTCGGTTTCGGCAATCCGCTCCACACCGACCAGGCGCTCGTCTTCCTGGCTTAGCCTGATCAGGCGCACGCCCTGTGTATTCCGGCTAAGAACAGACACTTCATCTGTGCGGGTACGAACCAGGGTACCCTTATCGGAAATAAGCATCATTTCATCGCCATCGAACAGCTGTAGCGCTGTTACCAGGTTGCCGTTACGCTCGGAACATTGCATGGCGATAACGCCCTGACTGCCACGACTGTAGGTCGGAAACTCATCAATCGCAGTACGTTTACCGTAGCCATGCTCACTGGCGGTCAGGATCACACCGCCTTCCTGAGGAATAATCAGGGAGACCACGTGATAACCTTCCGGCATCCTGATGCCACGTACGCCACGGGCCGTCCTGCTCAGCGGGCGAACGGCTTCTTCATTGAAGCGAACCGCTTTACCTGCCGAGGAGAACAGCATGATTTCGGCATCACCTTCCGTTATCGCAGCGCCAATCAGCGTATCGCCTTCATCAAGAGACAAGGCAATCAGACCACTGCTGCGGGGGCGTGAGAAGTTCGGCAAAGGTGTTTTCTTTACGACGCCCGCAGACGTTGCCATCAGAACAAACTGATTTTCCGGGTAGTCCCGCACTGGCAGGAAGGTGGTAATACGCTCACCCTCTTCCAGCGGCAGAATATTTACCATTGGCCGGCCGCGGGACGCACGGCTGGCACGGGGAATCTCGAACACTCGCAGCCAGTAAACTTTGCCACGGTTCGAGAAACACAGAATGGTGTCATGGGAGTTTGCAACCAGCAACTTCTCAACAAAGTCTTCGTCTTTCATTGAGGTCGCGGCCTTGCCTCGCCCACCACGGCGCTGAGCCTGATAATCTTCAACCGCCTGGGTCTTGGCATAACCACTATGGGAAATGGTTACTACCAGGTCTTCTTCATCAATCAGATCGGCAATCGTGAGATCACGCTGGGAACTGGTTATTTCAGTGCGGCGTTCGTCACCGAACTCTTCTACCACGGCTTCCAGCTCTTCACGGATAACCTGCATCAGGCGATCCGGGTCACCCAGGATTTCAAGCAGCCCTGCAATTTTCTCAAGGATTTCCCTGTACTCGTTCTGAAGCTTTTCAGTCTCCAGACCGGTCAGACGGTGCAGACGCATATCCAGGATAGCCTGGGTCTGTTCCGGCGACATGAAGTACAGGCCGTCACGCAGACCGTAGATTTCCGGCAGATCGTCCGGGCGACAGGCATCTTCGCCAGCACGCTCAAGCATCGCCATCACATTACCGGGCGCCCAGCCTCTAGCCATGAGTTTTTC is a window from the Marinobacter sp. ANT_B65 genome containing:
- the pheA gene encoding prephenate dehydratase, with amino-acid sequence MSDEQVRLGELREEIDSLDQQIMELISARAKCAQEVAHVKMAANPGEDVFFYRPEREAQVLRRIKEANPGPLADEEMARLFREIMSACLALEKPMHIAFLGPVGTFTQAAALKHFGHSVVSVPMPAIDAVFREVESGAAHYGVVPVENSTEGMINHTLDMFMSSPLKICGEVQLRIHHHLLVSPEFRDQEITRIYSHQQSFAQCRQWLDTHRYGIERVTVSSNAEAARRAAKEPGTAAIAGDMAAELYGLEKLADCIEDRPDNTTRFLIIGREEVQASGHDKSSILVSMRNKPGALYQLLEPFHSHGISLTRIETRPSPSGTWAYVFYIDFEGHMGDEPAHKVLAEVEEEAVELKRLGSYPIGVL
- the serC gene encoding 3-phosphoserine/phosphohydroxythreonine transaminase is translated as MSRAYNFCAGPATLPESVLAQARDEMLDWRGTGMSVMEMSHRSDEFVKIAETAEQDLRELAGVSDDYAVLFMQGGASSQFSTIPLNLLGDKASADYVNTGIWSKKAIAEAQRYGNVNVVASSEGSGFASIPEQGSWQTSADAAYLHYTPNETIGGLEFDFVPESADVPLVADMSSNMLSRPVDISKFGLIYAGAQKNIGPSGLVVVIIRKDLLGKARKETPTMMNYQVIADNGSMYNTPATYSWYLAGLVFKWLKAQGGVKAMGEINRRKAEKLYGFIDTNEFYANPIDPRFRSWMNIPFTLQDDALNSMFLEGANDRGLLNLAGHRSVGGMRASIYNAMPEAGVDALIQYMTEFAKERG
- the gyrA gene encoding DNA gyrase subunit A; this translates as MGELAKEILPVNIEDELKQSYLDYAMSVIVGRALPDVRDGLKPVHRRVLFAMSELNNDWNKAYKKSARVVGDVIGKYHPHGDSAVYDTIVRMAQPFSLRYPLVNGQGNFGSIDGDNAAAMRYTEIRMEKIAHSLLADLDKETVDFVDNYDGTERIPEVMPTRVPNLLVNGSSGIAVGMATNIPPHNLTEVVNGCLALIDNPDLTVDELMEFIPGPDFPTEGIINGRAGIVEAYRTGRGRIYIRARHEIEHDKKTNRDAIIITELPYQLNKARLIEKIAELVKEKRLEGITELRDESNKEGIRVFIELRRGENPEVVINNLFKHTQLQTVFGINMVALIDGEPRILNLKEMLDAFVRHRREVVTRRTIFELRKARERGHILEGLTVALANIDEMIELIKASPSSLEAKEKLMARGWAPGNVMAMLERAGEDACRPDDLPEIYGLRDGLYFMSPEQTQAILDMRLHRLTGLETEKLQNEYREILEKIAGLLEILGDPDRLMQVIREELEAVVEEFGDERRTEITSSQRDLTIADLIDEEDLVVTISHSGYAKTQAVEDYQAQRRGGRGKAATSMKDEDFVEKLLVANSHDTILCFSNRGKVYWLRVFEIPRASRASRGRPMVNILPLEEGERITTFLPVRDYPENQFVLMATSAGVVKKTPLPNFSRPRSSGLIALSLDEGDTLIGAAITEGDAEIMLFSSAGKAVRFNEEAVRPLSRTARGVRGIRMPEGYHVVSLIIPQEGGVILTASEHGYGKRTAIDEFPTYSRGSQGVIAMQCSERNGNLVTALQLFDGDEMMLISDKGTLVRTRTDEVSVLSRNTQGVRLIRLSQEDERLVGVERIAETDDEDIEDADVEGEETSTDESADSSPEQDAGEE